One window of Microtus pennsylvanicus isolate mMicPen1 chromosome X, mMicPen1.hap1, whole genome shotgun sequence genomic DNA carries:
- the Dgat2l6 gene encoding diacylglycerol O-acyltransferase 2-like protein 6: MRRSPESQYQNELKGLKHRAIPILGIPYCLLFSSLWPLAVLSLIWLVCDWNTHSQDGRRSAWVRNWTLWKYFQSYFPVKLVKTHDLSPKQNYIIVSHPHGVLSFGAFVNFATEATGFSRIFPSITPFLATLEGIFWIPIVREYVMSMGICPVSELALKHKLTQKGSGNAVIVVVGGASEALLCRPGVSTIYLKNHKGFVKLALKTGAYLVPSYTFGENEVFNQETFREGTWLRFFQKNFQKIGKTILGLNFCTFHGRGLTRGSWGFLPFNHPITTVVGEPLPIPKINDPDKETVTKYFELYISALRKLFDQHKVEYGFSETQELTII, encoded by the exons ATGCGGAGAAGCCCTGAATCCCAATATCAGAATGAGCTGAAGGGCCTGAAACACA GAGCTATTCCCATCTTAGGTATACCCTATTGCCTGCTCTTCAGTAGCCTATGGCCCTTAGCCGTGCTCTCCTTAATCTGGCTTGTCTGTGACTGGAACACACACAGCCAAG ACGGTAGGCGTTCAGCTTGGGTGCGAAACTGGACTCTCTGGAAGTATTTCCAAAGCTACTTCCCAGTAAAG CTGGTGAAGACCCATGACCTTTCTCCCAAGCAGAACTACATCATCGTCAGCCACCCCCATGGCGTTCTCTCTTTTGGTGCCTTCGTCAACTTTGCTACGGAGGCCACTGGCTTTTCCAGGATTTTCCCATCCATCACTCCCTTTTTAGCAACTTTGGAAGGAATCTTCTGGATCCCAATTGTGCGAGAGTATGTAATGTCCATGG GTATATGCCCAGTGAGTGAGTTGGCCCTGAAGCACAAGCTGACCCAGAAAGGCTCTGGCAATGCTGTGATCGTTGTGGTGGGTGGAGCTTCTGAAGCCCTCTTGTGCCGCCCTGGAGTCTCCACAATCTACCTCAAAAATCATAAAGGTTTTGTGAAGCTAGCACTGAAGACAGG GGCGTACCTTGTCCCATCTTACACCTTTGGTGAGAATGAGGTTTTCAACCAAGAGACCTTCCGTGAAGGCACATGGCTAAGGTTCTTCCAAAAAAACTTCCAGAAAATTGGCAAAACAATCCTAGGCCTAAACTTCTGTACTTTCCATGGCAGGGGCCTCACTCGGGGGTCCTGGGGCTTCTTGCCTTTCAATCACCCAATTACCACCGTTG TTGGAGAACCCCTGCCAATCCCCAAGATCAATGATCCCGACAAGGAGACGGTGACAAAGTACTTTGAGCTTTACATCAGTGCCCTACGCAAGCTGTTTGACCAGCACAAAGTGGAATATGGCTTCTCTGAGACCCAGGAGTTGACAATTATATAA